AGTTATTACCATCACCATAGAGCCAGGCTGTACGGACAATAAAATATTTGTCCATTGCCTCTTCCACATATTTTTCACCCGCAGCCTTACTGTCGCCGTATACTGTTTTAGGGTCAATGGGGTCTGTTTCTACATAGGGACGAAGCTGTCCATTTTGGGCAATTCCTTCACCGTCAAAGACATAATCTGTTGAAACCTGTACCAAAACGATATCTTTTTCTGCCGCGATCTCCGCAAGGTTTTGGGGTCCATCTGCGTTTATTTTAAAGGCAGCTTCTCTGTTTGTTTCACAGCCATCCACATTTGTCATGGCACCACAGTTAATGATAACATCTGGTTCTTCGTCTGTGATAATCTTGCTGATTGCAGCTTTGTCTGTAATGTCAAATTCGGGGATATCATAACCAACAAAACTAATATTCTTGTCTTTAAGTTGAATACTCAGTTCCCGGCCCAGCTGGCCGTTGCTTCCTGTTACAAGTACTTTCATATATTTCACCTTTTTTTATTCTTTTATGCGGACTAAATCTATATTATTATACTG
This portion of the Eubacterium sp. 1001713B170207_170306_E7 genome encodes:
- the rfbD gene encoding dTDP-4-dehydrorhamnose reductase translates to MKVLVTGSNGQLGRELSIQLKDKNISFVGYDIPEFDITDKAAISKIITDEEPDVIINCGAMTNVDGCETNREAAFKINADGPQNLAEIAAEKDIVLVQVSTDYVFDGEGIAQNGQLRPYVETDPIDPKTVYGDSKAAGEKYVEEAMDKYFIVRTAWLYGDGNNFVKTMLRLAENHPQITVVSDQIGSPTSTVDLARAILELIQTDAYGIYHGTCEGQCSWYDFAVAIFEKSGVKVDVKPVSSEEYASPTPRPHYSVLRNKGLEDLKINVFRPWEEALTEYLKWLKEN